A single Heterodontus francisci isolate sHetFra1 chromosome 11, sHetFra1.hap1, whole genome shotgun sequence DNA region contains:
- the LOC137375085 gene encoding extracellular calcium-sensing receptor-like: protein MIFAIEEINQDKTLLPNITLGYKICDDCSSSTIAAKVALALVNSGEELIDYPQCKGSSNVVAIIGCDLSTSSIVAARAVGSFGIPMVSYYSTCSCLSDKQEYPTFFRTIPSDSHQSKLLAELVRTFGWTWIGTVRSNIDYGNFGMQAFVEHVQKTGVCIAYSESFYRTDPAEKISKVVQVIKQATTKVVVAFVDTGDMRILLKEILRQNVTGIQWIGSEGWVTEDLLPPEESARFLVGTIGVATRRTEIARLRDYLLQVHPSKFHDSILVKEFWESVFMCNMTMERNSPFQIRQCTGKEQLDGIENAYLPAIMDGSSYHVYKAVYAVAHALHDMFFCKEGSGPFINNTCAHISNFEPWQLLHYLHTVNFTTRTGEIVYFDRNGDPVPTYELINLQRNSESTLDIVNIGYYDGSAPLGHELVLNIGDIVWSSVGNKIPRAICTELCPPGTRKLSRKGQPICCFDCAECADGEISNTTDTTDCVKCPLEYWSNQQKDRCVRKKIEFLSFGEILGVVLVILALVGVCFTLVTAAIFFRYRKTPIVRANNSELSFLLLFALMLCFLCSLTFIGEPASWSCMLRRTAFAIVFVLCISCILGKTILVVIAFKATLPSNNMMDWFRPKQQRLGVFILTFLQGLICTIWLTVSPPYPLKNMTYYREIIILECDVGSLKAFYFVSGYIGLLSTICFLLAFLSRKLPDNFNDAKYITFSMLIFCAVWITYIPAYISSPGKYTVAVEVFAIWASCFGLLVCIFGPKCYIILLKPQNNTKKNMMGKGPSQ from the exons ATGATATTTGCTATTGAAGAAATAAACCAGGACAAAACCCTACTTCCGAATATCACACTAGGATATAAAATCTGCGATGACTGCTCGTCCTCCACAATTGCGGCAAAAGTAGCACTCGCTTTGGTCAACAGTGGAGAAGAACTAATTGATTACCCACAATGTAAAGGTTCCTCCAATGTCGTTGCCATTATTGGCTGTGATTTATCCACGTCTTCGATAGTAGCTGCAAGGGCAGTTGGGTCTTTCGGGATTCCGATG GTCAGCTACTATTCTACTTGCTCCTGCCTCAGCGACAAGCAAGAATATCCTACATTTTTTAGAACTATACCAAGTGATAGCCATCAGTCCAAACTTCTCGCTGAACTCGTGAGAACTTTCGGCTGGACTTGGATTGGAACAGTTAGAAGTAATATCGATTACGGTAATTTTGGAATGCAAGCATTTGTCGAACACGTCCAAAAAACTGGGGTTTGCATTGCGTACTCTGAGTCATTTTACAGGACCGATCCTGCGGAGAAAATCAGCAAAGTAGTGCAGGTGATCAAACAGGCGACGACAAAGGTCGTGGTTGCTTTTGTTGATACCGGTGATATGCGAATTTTACTGAAGGAAATCTTGCGTCAAAACGTAACAGGCATACAGTGGATTGGAAGTGAAGGGTGGGTTACAGAAGATTTACTCCCACCTGAAGAAAGCGCAAGATTTCTCGTTGGGACAATCGGTGTTGCAACCCGCAGGACAGAGATAGCCAGGCTCAGAGATTACCTTCTTCAGGTTCATCCTTCTAAGTTTCATGATAGCATTTTGGTGAAGGAATTTTGGGAAAGTGTATTCATGTGCAATATGACAATGGAAAGAAATTCTCCATTTCAAATACGGCAATGCACAGGGAAGGAACAATTGGATGGGATAGAAAACGCATATCTTCCAGCAATAATGGATGGAAGTTCCTACCATGTGTACAAAGCGGTCTATGCTGTTGCTCATGCACTTCACGATATGTTTTTCTGTAAAGAAGGCAGTGGACCCTTTATAAATAACACATGTGCTCATATCTCAAATTTTGAGCCCTGGCAG CTGCTCCATTATCTACACACAGTAAATTTCACAACTCGGACTGGAGAAATCGTGTACTTTGATAGAAATGGCGATCCCGTTCCAACATATGAATTAATAAATTTGCAACGGAATTCGGAGAGTACACTTGACATTGTAAACATTGGTTATTATGATGGTTCAGCGCCTTTAGGACACGAACTTGTCCTGAATATCGGCGATATCGTGTGGAGCAGTGTTGGAAATAAG ATTCCACGTGCTATTTGCACAGAACTTTGCCCTCCTGGAACAAGAAAGCTTAGCAGGAAAGGACAGCCAATATGTTGTTTTGACTGTGCAGAATGCGCCGATGGGGAGATTAGCAACACCACAG ATACCACAGATTGTGTGAAGTGTCCTTTGGAATACTGGTCCAATCAACAGAAAGATCGATGTGTTCGCAAGAAGATTGAATTTCTTTCCTTTGGAGAGATTTTGGGAGTGGTGTTAGTGATACTTGCTCTAGTGGGAGTCTGTTTTACATTGGTTACAGCTGCTATATTTTTCCGGTATCGGAAAACTCCGATCGTTAGAGCGAACAATTCCGAGCTGAGCTTCCTCCTTCTCTTCGCACTAATGCTTTGCTTCCTATGCTCACTTACTTTCATTGGGGAACCAGCCAGCTGGTCTTGCATGTTGCGCCGTACTGCGTTTGCTATTGTATTTGTTCTCTGTATTTCCTGTATTTTGGGGAAAACCATTCTTGTTGTGATAGCTTTTAAAGCAACTCTTCCCAGCAACAACATGATGGACTGGTTTAGACCTAAGCAGCAACGGTTAGGCGTGTTCATCCTTACATTTCTTCAAGGTTTGATCTGTACTATCTGGCTAACTGTATCACCTCCCTATCCACTAAAAAACATGACCTATTATAGAGAAATAATTATTTTGGAATGTGATGTGGGCTCTTTAAAAGCCTTTTATTTTGTGTCGGGTTATATTGGTCTTCTGTCCACTATATGTTTCCTTCTGGCTTTCCTTTCCCGGAAACTTCCAGATAATTTCAACGACGCGAAGTATATAACTTTCAGTATGCTGATCTTCTGTGCTGTTTGGATAACTTATATCCCAGCTTATATAAGCTCCCCTGGAAAGTACACTGTGGCTGTAGAAGTGTTTGCTATCTGGGCATCATGTTTTGGTTTGCTTGTCTGTATTTTTGGACCTAAGTGTTATATTATCTTACTGAAACCGCAGAATAACACAAAGAAAAATATGATGGGCAAAGGGCCTTCACAGTAA